In Streptomyces sp. NBC_00344, the genomic window GCGCTTGATGTCGGGCGCCTGGCTCGTCGCCTGACCGCTCGGCGATGCGCTCTTCTTCGCGCTCCCGGTGTCCGCCCCCGCGATTTTGTCGTTACCCGGGTCCTTCTTGTCCCCACCCCCGCATCCGGTCAGCAAGAGGGCAGCAGCCGCCGTGAGAGAGACGGCGACAGGCAGGACACGACTGCGGTTCACGGTTAACTCCCGGTGGGGCGAGGGCTTTTCTTCAAGTCAAGGGATAGTACTAGCACCGCGCGGCGGAACCACCGGATCCGGCACCCGGTCAACGGCACTGCGACCTCGTGTCCGACCGCCGTCAGCCCATCCGCCCGGCAAGGAAGCGGCGCTCGCTGTTGGCCACAGCCTCGGTGACTTCCTTCGGGTGCGAGGCACGCTGGCTCCTCACGTCGGCCAGGAAGTCGTTCGCCTGCTTGGACAGGTCGCTGTTGGCCCCGTGGAGATCACTCCCCCAGGTCCGGGCGTTGGGCCCGACCCAGACGTTGCCCTTCCCGCCGGCCATCTGCCTGTCGGCACTCTTGAGTGCGTCGGCCACGGCAGCGATGTCCTTGGACACCTCGGTGTAGAGCTTGTCGAGCTCCTGCCATACAGGGCTCGGCACTTTCTTTTCCGGTTTGTCCGTCACTGCTTCCTCCTAAGGGTGCCGAGTTTCTAGATGCATCAGCTTGCTGCATGGCGATCAATTGCCGACCCATACCCACCACATCACCCAGAGGAATCCGGGTCAGGGAATTTCGTCGGAACTCGAGATGTCGCCGCCCGCGAATCGTGATAGAGGTCCGATTGTGAGGAGTAGGCGTCCTTGAGCACGTCTGCGGCAGCACCCAAATTTACGCAGCCGCTTTGCGCTTGGAGAATAATCGACCAATCGTTAATTTCTGTTGGCCGCAGCTCTACCGTCACACCATTCTTGGTTGCCGAGCGATGCACCCCATGAGAAGGCTCAAGGCTCCAACCAATACTGGCCAATTTTCCCGCCGCAGTTTCCGCCAGACGCTCTCCAGATTCCTTCTCCTTCTTCCTGGAGGTCAAGAGGTTACTCGTCGTGTAAACCATTGAATCGGCCTTCGCGTCTTCACAGTCTACAAACCTACCGTCCCCGCCCCCCTGAGAAACCGAAGTTCCGATCCCTTTATAGAGGCGCCAATAGGTTTGCGCGACGGGACGCCTCGTCTTGTCGGCAAGGCGTTTGCCTTCATCTACGCTCAGCCTATTGCTGCCGCTCGAGCAGGAGCTGACCATAACAATCATCAGCAAGACAGCCGGACACCATCGATATTTCATCAAGAACCCGCCAACTCTTCGCCGTCATGTCGAGCGAGATCGCGTACAGTGAATGGCTTGTCACCGGAAATTGCTTGGGCAACCGCTGGATCCTTAAGCCACGCATTGTATGCCGTCTTCTGCGCCGCCTGCTGCGCATCCGTCCCTGAGAGACTGAGGTTTCCTTCAGAATCCAGAAAATCAGGGCAATTGTAGTTCTTCGCATACTCTTTCGGGTCACCCGACCATGTAAGACCATCCGGGGTCGTCACAGGTGGGAATTTCCCCTTGTCGCTATATTCGCGCCCCGCCGACTTCTGCCAATCGTCGTTCCACCCAATCGTCTTGGGCTCTGCTGGTTCAGGCGCATCCCCGCCCTTCCAGAAAGCGCCAATGGCAAGGTGAATCACATCCTTGGCGGCGGTGACCGCTACTGTCTTTGCGGCGCCCTGCGGATCCAGGGCGACATCGATCACCGTGTCGGCTGCGGTATTGGCCTGTTCTGTAAACGACTCCTTCCACGAGTCTGCACCCTCCTTGTGATCAGCTATCATCTTCTGATAAACGTTATGTGCTTCCTGACTGAAGAATCCCTCTAGCACGCCGGCGGTACGGTCACCCATTGGGTTACCGGGGTTGTCCCGAGAATACTGTTCAGCCTGCTGTGAGGCGTAAGCAAGAAGATTGGCACCTGCCTTCGCGTTCTGCATCGCCTCACCGGTAAATACCTGCCATTCGTCTGATTTGACAGTCACATGGCCCTTGCCCAAATCGAGGCCATCGAATGCAGGATCAGTCAAGGAGGCCTGCACGTCGGGAAAGTAGTGCGCGATATCTTGAGCGAAGACCGCCTGTACCTCGGAATGCGTGTGCTCGTCCTTGTGCTTTGCGTAATACTTGATCAGCTGCGTGGTGTTGTCGGCCGCGACATTCGCATCCGCGCCCATCCCGTTGAGCGTCCCCGCCGCGATGACCCCCGCGAACGCCTTCGCCTGGAAGTCCGGCAGCCCGCCGTGATGGTCGGAGTCGTCCTTCATCCAGGCCGGGATGACCTTCATGTTGTCGTGCAGGAACTTGGTGGAGGCCGCCGGGTCGTTGCCCATCGCCTCCCAGACCTTCTCGCCGTACATGTAGTTGCCAGGAGCCAGACACTGCTTACCGAGGTTCGCCACGACGTCCGTGGGGAAGTCGGCGTAGCCGATCAGTCCGGACAGGTGCTGGATGTCCTCGTTCCCGTAACTGTCCTTGAACGTCGTGCCGTTGCGCATGGCGGTGGCGACCGCCGTCGCCAGGATGCGTGTTCCGGCTTCGGGGTTCTCGGGGTTGTACATCACAGGGCCGTCCTGCAGCCGGTAGAGCGCCGTGTCGCCCAGCTCGTCCATCGCGGCCTTGCAGTAGTCCGGGTCGGTCTGGTTGGCCTCGAGCTTCTTCATGTACTCGTCGAGGTCCATGTCCCCGTCCTTGTAGGCCTTCGCGTCCGCCTTCGCGGCCTTCTGGGCTTCGGACTGGGTCGTGTACTTGCCGATGTCTCCGGCGCCGGCCGAGACCATCCCGCCGCCGAGGCCGATCTCCTTGTCCCGCTTCTCCTCGTCCATGGCCAGACTGTGACGGCGGCGCAGCATGGGGAGCTGGTCGTGTGCCCAGCTGAGGTGCTTGGTCATCTTCGTCAGGCGGGAGGTGTCCATCTGAAGCCTGCGCGCATGACCCATCCAGCTGTTGACGTGCGGCTGGCCCGCCGCAGCGCCGTCGCCGGAATTGGTGTTGATCACCTTGATCAGATCACCGAGCCTGTCCGGGTTGATGCCGCGGAAGTCTCCCCCACCGTCGTCCGGCCGCATGTACGTCCCCCTGGTCAGTGTTCCGGCTCGCGAAGTCGTCGAGCGGTGCCGCACAGCAATGAGTAACCGCACTCTCGGACTTACGGACGCTATCTGTCGTGTGCATGGTTTCGCCAGTGCCAACGTTATTCACGTCAACCGCACAACAGCGCCCGAGCCGCATTGGATAACCCCGCCGTCCCAGGCGTTGTGGGCAATCCGGGGCGACCCGGGCGCATATTCGCGATCTTCTGGACTATCCCCGCGGGATCAGCCCGCGCTCGCCGCGGTGCGGCGGCGAAGAGCAAACACAAGACCTCCACCAAGTACGACCGCGGCCGCCCCGATGCCGGTGAACAGCGGGGTGTTGCCCGCGCCGGTGGACGCCATGGTGCCGGTGGCGTCGCCGCCGCTCGTGGAGCCACCGGTCGAGGAGGCAGAGCCTGAGGTGCCGGTCCCGCCGGTGGAGGCCTGGGTGCCCCCTGTGGAGCCGCCGGTCGACCCACCGGTGGAGCCGGAGGTCGAACCGGAAGTGGAGCCGGAGCTCGAACCACCGTTCTGCGAACCGCCGTTGGACCCACCGGTTGAGCCGCTGCCGGTACCGGTCACATGGATGGCGAGCTGTGCCTTGTCGTTCGCGGCGTTCTTGTCGAAGTCCGGGTGGATGTCGTACACGGAGGTCGCCTTCACCTCGCCCGTGGTGTCCTTCGCACCGCTCTCGATCTTGAGCACGAAGTCGTAGGAGTGGACCGAGTCCACCTCGAAGGTGTGGTCCGGCGGGGAGCAGACGTACTTCTTCTTGCCCGGCGCCGAGGGCCCGCTCGGGCCGTCGATCCCGAAGGGCTGGCAGTCCTCGGGGACCTTGACGGCCGTGGTGCCCTTGGGGATGTTGACCATCAACGCGGGCTGGTCGTCACTGGTGTTGTTGTCGATCCAGCCAGGACCCTTGTTCTGCAGGGCCGCGCTGACCGTCACCTTGTCGCCGGGCTTGCCCGTCGCGGTGTCGCCGACCGCGGCCAGGTCGGCGCTGCTGTCGGCGGTGAAGGCCAGCGAGCGGTAACTGATGCCGGAGGCTCCGGAGTCCGGGTCGCCGCCCTCGGAACCGGTGCCGTACTCCACATTCTCCATCAGGGCCTTGGGCAGCACGTTGAAGTTGACGGGAGTGGTGAAGGCCTGGCCGGGCTCGAGAACCTTGTCGAAGTGGCACAGGGCCACAGAGACCTGGCCGGCATCTGTCGAGTACGTACAGCCGTCGGCGTGCTGGAATTCGATCCCGCGCGTTATCCGCAATCGCATGGTGACGCCATGGGCGGCCGCGGTGCCCTGGTTGGTGAAGGTCAGGGCGTCCTCGCGAACCTCGCCCGGCTTCCACGGGTCGCTGGACAGCTCGGACACCACGAGGGCCGGGGCGGCGTCGTCGGCATGTGCCTGGGCGACCGGTGCGAGTGCTACGGCAAGCAGGGCGGCCGCGACCGCGGACGAGGAGCTGATGCGGTGACGCAAGGCGATTCTCCCGTTTGGAATGATGGGCAGTACCGCTGGATTCATGGGCAGTACCGCGAACTCTGACCTCCGAAGGCCGTACAGGGTTGTACTCGGACACCGAATGGTCACCTTGACGGCACATCTCCGCCGGGGATCGCTGCGGCCATCACGTCAGCCGTCCTGCCGAAGCCGTTCGCCCGGTCGCGATCCCGAGGGGGGCCCCGCGATGTTGATACCGAGCATCCGCGCGCCCCGGTCGGAGCGCGGCCGGTGCGACGACCCGGGCGCGAACACCACGTAGCTGCCCTCTCCGAAGGTCCGCTCCCCCTCGATCACCTCGCCGCTGATGACGTAGTACCGCTCCTCGTCCTCGTGCACATCGAGCGTGGGCCACTCGCTCCCGGGTGCGAAGTCGATCAGCCAGCCGCGGGCAGCGGCCGTCGGGAGGAATCTCCGGACGGTGATCCCGGGGGCGACCTCCTGGGCTTCGATGTCGTCGATGTGGAGGGATATCCGCTGCTGCTGCCGCTGTTCGGTCATGCCATCGATCCTGGTGGGCCGGCGCCGTCGAACCCAGTGTCCTGATTGACACGGTCAGGTACTTTCCTGCCATGCACCGTATCGCCGCCCTCGTCCACCCTCCTCAGTCGACCTTCGAACTCGCCTGTGCGGCAGAGGTGTTCGGCCAGCCGCGGCCCGGGATGCCGTCCCACTACGCCTTCCTGGTGTGCACGGAACACCCCGGCCAGGTGGCGACATCCGCGGGATACGCCATGCACATCGACGACGGGCTCGGCGCGATGGAAGAGGCCGACACGATCGTGCTGCCCGGTGCGTACCCGCCTGCCGGAACCGGATCCCCCGCGGTGCTCGACGCCGTGCGCCGCGCTCACCGCAGGGGCGCCAGGATCGTCTCACTCTGCTCGGGTGCCTTCCTGCTGGCGGCCGCCGGCCTGCTGGACGGGCGCAGGGCCGCCACCCACTGGCGGATGGCCGACGACTTCGCCGCATTGTTTCCTGCGGTGCTGCTCGACCGGGACGTGCTGTACGTCGACCACGGGGACGTCGCCACCAGCGCGGGCAGCGGCGCCGCGATCGATCTCTGTCTGCACCTGGTCAGGAAGGACTTCGGCGCCGCACACGCGGACCGGATCGCACGGCACATGGTGATGCCGCCGCACCGTGAGGGCGGCCAGCTCCAGTACGCGGCCACACCGGCCCGTACACCGGATTCGCTGGCTCCGCTGCTGGACTGGGCCGCCGGCCGTCTCGCCGAGCCGCTCCCGGTCGCGGTCCTCGCCGCCCGTGCCGGGGTCTCCTCGCGTACTCTGGCGCGCCGTTTCGCCGAACAGCTCGGCACGGGCCCCGGCCAGTGGCTGCTCGCCCGGCGGATCGCGGCAGCTCAGGCTCTGCTGGAGGAGACGGACGTGCCGGTGGAGACCGTGGCGGCGCGGGTGGGGCTCTCCTCCGCGACCAACCTGCGGCGCCGCTTTCACCAGGCACTGGGGACGACACCTGCGGCATACCGGCGTACGTTCCGCCGGCCCCGGTGAAGCGGCAGAGGTCTGCCGGGTTACGGGCTGCCGCAGCCGTTCGGCGCGTTCGTAGCCCGGCAGACCGACCGTGTGTGCTCCGGTCACGTCAGGTGGTGAGCGGAGCACAGGAGCGCTGGTCGCGTGCGCGGCAGCGGCATCCGCGCGGGAACTGGACATGCCGAAGCCGCCCCCGCCCGGAGAAAACCGGGCGGAGGCGGGACTCCGCGGTACGGGCCGGGATCAGCCCTGGTGCGGGTAGGTGTACTCGGTCGGCGGGACCAGGGTCTCCTTGATGGCCCGGGTCAGGGTCCAGCGCTGGAGGTTCTGGGGGGCGCCGGCCTTGTCGTTGGTGCCCGAGCCGCGCCCGCCGCCGAAGGGCTGCTGGCCCACCACGGCGCCGGTCGACTTGTCATTGATGTAGAAGTTGCCCGCCGCGTAGCGGAGCTTGTCCATGGTGTACGCGGCCGCCGCGCGGTCCGATGCGACGACCGAGCCGGTCAGGGCGTAGTCCGACACCGACTCCATCTGGGCCAGCATGGCGTCGTACTCCGCGTCCTCATAGACGTGGACGGCCAGGATCGGGCCGAAGTACTCGGTGGTGAAGACCTCGTTCGCCGGGTCGCTGCACTCGATGACGGTGGGACGGACGAAGTAGCCCACCGAGTCGTCGTACGTACCGCCCGCGACGATGGTGCAGCTCGGGTCGGCCTTCGCCCGGTCGATCGCCGCCTTGTTCTTGGCGAACGCGCGCTCGTCGATGACGGCGCCCATGAAGTTCGACAGGTCGGTGACATCGCCCATGGTGATCCAGTCGACCTCGGCGGCGAACTCCTCGCGGAAGCCGCTGTTCCAGATCGACGCGGGGATGTACGCGCGCGATGAGGCGGAACACTTCTGGCCCTGGTACTCGAAGGAGCCGCGGGTCAGCGCGGTCTTCAGCACGGCGCGGTCGGCGCTCGGGTGCGCGACGACGAAGTCCTTGCCGCCGGTCTCGCCCACCAGCCGCGGGTAGGTGCGGTACTTGGCGATGTTCTCGCCGACCGTCTTCCACAGGTACTGGAAGGTGGGCGTGGATCCGGTGAAGTGGATGGCCGCAAGGTCACGGTGGCCGAGCGCGACCTCGGAGACCGCGACACCGTCGCCGGTCACCAGGTTGATGACGCCCTTGGGGAGGCCGGCCTCCTCCAGAAGCTTCATCAGCAGGACCGCCGCATGGGTCTGCGTCGGTGACGGCTTCCAGACGACCACATTGCCCATCAGGGCGGGGGCGGTCGGCAGGTTGCCCGCGATGGCCGAGAAGTTGAACGGCGTGATCGCGTAGACGAAGCCTTCGAGCGGCCGGTGGTCCAGCCGGTTCCAGACACCCGTGGAGTTCGCCACGGGCTGCTCGGCGAGCAGGTCGCGGGCGTACTTCACGTTGAAGCGCCAGAAGTCGACGAGCTCGCACGGGCAGTCGATCTCCGCCTGCTGGGCGGTCTTGCCCTGGCCCAGCATGGTGGAGGCGGCGAGCGTCTCGCGCCACGGTCCTGACAGCAGCTCGGCTGCGCGCAGGATGATCGCGGCACGGTCGTCGAAGGACATCGCGCGCCAGGCGGGCGCCGCGGCCAGTGCGGCGTCGATCGCGTCCTGGGCATCGGCCTGGGTGGCCTGGGCGCCGGTACCGATCACGGACTTGTGGTTGTGCGGCTGCACCACGGTGAACGTCTCGCCGCCGCCCATCCGCTTCTCACCGTTGATGGTCATCGTGAGGTCGATCGGGTTCTCGGCCAGCTCCTTGAGCTTGGCCTCGAGACGCGCGCGCTCCGGGCTGCCGGGAGCGTAGGAGTGAACCGGCTCGTTGACC contains:
- a CDS encoding cupin domain-containing protein gives rise to the protein MTEQRQQQRISLHIDDIEAQEVAPGITVRRFLPTAAARGWLIDFAPGSEWPTLDVHEDEERYYVISGEVIEGERTFGEGSYVVFAPGSSHRPRSDRGARMLGINIAGPPSGSRPGERLRQDG
- a CDS encoding helix-turn-helix domain-containing protein; this encodes MHRIAALVHPPQSTFELACAAEVFGQPRPGMPSHYAFLVCTEHPGQVATSAGYAMHIDDGLGAMEEADTIVLPGAYPPAGTGSPAVLDAVRRAHRRGARIVSLCSGAFLLAAAGLLDGRRAATHWRMADDFAALFPAVLLDRDVLYVDHGDVATSAGSGAAIDLCLHLVRKDFGAAHADRIARHMVMPPHREGGQLQYAATPARTPDSLAPLLDWAAGRLAEPLPVAVLAARAGVSSRTLARRFAEQLGTGPGQWLLARRIAAAQALLEETDVPVETVAARVGLSSATNLRRRFHQALGTTPAAYRRTFRRPR
- the pruA gene encoding L-glutamate gamma-semialdehyde dehydrogenase codes for the protein MDAVTQVPAPVNEPVHSYAPGSPERARLEAKLKELAENPIDLTMTINGEKRMGGGETFTVVQPHNHKSVIGTGAQATQADAQDAIDAALAAAPAWRAMSFDDRAAIILRAAELLSGPWRETLAASTMLGQGKTAQQAEIDCPCELVDFWRFNVKYARDLLAEQPVANSTGVWNRLDHRPLEGFVYAITPFNFSAIAGNLPTAPALMGNVVVWKPSPTQTHAAVLLMKLLEEAGLPKGVINLVTGDGVAVSEVALGHRDLAAIHFTGSTPTFQYLWKTVGENIAKYRTYPRLVGETGGKDFVVAHPSADRAVLKTALTRGSFEYQGQKCSASSRAYIPASIWNSGFREEFAAEVDWITMGDVTDLSNFMGAVIDERAFAKNKAAIDRAKADPSCTIVAGGTYDDSVGYFVRPTVIECSDPANEVFTTEYFGPILAVHVYEDAEYDAMLAQMESVSDYALTGSVVASDRAAAAYTMDKLRYAAGNFYINDKSTGAVVGQQPFGGGRGSGTNDKAGAPQNLQRWTLTRAIKETLVPPTEYTYPHQG